A single genomic interval of Ramlibacter pinisoli harbors:
- a CDS encoding response regulator transcription factor: MNVTSTPEAATVFVVDDDPSVLKSLTRLLGSAGHKTVPCGDAEEFFARHDPGVPGCLLLDLQMPGLNGMEIQKKLAASGNPRPIVFLTGHADVSTSVQVMRAGAANVLTKPAPEKELLDAIAEVVAQDRATREASDAVAADRRRLESLTPREHAVFDLVIQGMANKCIAAELDIVEKTVKVHRGRVMHKLGVRSVARLVQLADRLGLC, translated from the coding sequence ATGAACGTCACCTCCACCCCTGAAGCGGCCACGGTGTTCGTCGTCGACGACGACCCGTCCGTCCTGAAGTCGCTGACCCGCCTGCTGGGCTCGGCGGGCCACAAGACCGTTCCGTGCGGCGATGCCGAAGAGTTCTTCGCCCGCCACGACCCGGGCGTGCCGGGCTGCCTGCTTCTCGACCTCCAGATGCCCGGCCTCAATGGCATGGAGATCCAGAAGAAGCTCGCCGCCTCCGGCAATCCGCGCCCCATCGTCTTCCTCACCGGCCATGCCGACGTGTCCACCAGCGTCCAGGTCATGCGCGCCGGCGCCGCCAACGTGCTGACCAAGCCGGCGCCCGAGAAGGAACTGCTCGACGCGATCGCCGAGGTGGTCGCCCAGGACCGGGCAACGCGGGAAGCCAGCGACGCCGTCGCGGCCGACCGTCGGCGGCTGGAGTCCCTCACGCCCCGCGAGCACGCCGTGTTCGACCTCGTGATCCAGGGCATGGCCAACAAGTGCATTGCCGCCGAGCTGGATATCGTCGAGAAGACGGTCAAGGTGCACCGCGGGCGTGTGATGCACAAGCTGGGCGTGCGCTCGGTGGCGCGCCTGGTGCAGCTGGCCGACCGCCTGGGCCTGTGCTGA
- a CDS encoding Crp/Fnr family transcriptional regulator — MDEPILTIEEREAINGGRWFSSLSPSLRHDILRCAYVKRYKDGELIAARGDPPEEWIACARGAVRVSSTSVSGKQITLTYVEPGIWFGDVAIFDGDRRTHDAYAHGDTSILCVAKADFRKVLASHVELYEALLRLHARRIRQLFGLVEDLNTLPLRARLAKQLVHLVRSYGVPQLADGSEMRIGLHLAQEELAQLLGASRQRVNQELKAMEREDVIRIEPGGLVVRNREALMRIVDTDNS, encoded by the coding sequence ATGGACGAGCCCATTCTTACGATCGAGGAACGCGAGGCCATCAATGGCGGTCGCTGGTTTTCCTCCCTGTCGCCTTCGCTGCGCCATGACATCCTCCGATGCGCCTACGTCAAACGCTACAAGGACGGCGAACTGATCGCCGCCCGCGGCGACCCGCCGGAGGAATGGATCGCCTGCGCGCGCGGCGCCGTGCGGGTGAGCTCCACCTCGGTCTCGGGCAAGCAGATCACCCTCACCTACGTCGAGCCGGGCATCTGGTTCGGCGACGTCGCGATCTTCGACGGCGACCGGCGCACGCACGACGCCTATGCACATGGCGACACCTCCATCCTGTGCGTCGCCAAGGCCGACTTCCGCAAGGTGCTGGCGTCGCATGTGGAGCTATACGAAGCGCTGCTGCGGCTGCACGCGCGGCGCATCCGCCAGCTGTTCGGCCTGGTCGAGGACCTCAACACCCTGCCCCTGCGGGCGCGCCTGGCCAAGCAGCTGGTGCACCTGGTGCGCAGCTACGGCGTGCCGCAGCTGGCCGACGGCAGCGAGATGCGCATCGGCCTGCACCTCGCACAGGAGGAGCTGGCGCAGCTGCTGGGCGCCTCGCGCCAGCGCGTGAACCAGGAGCTCAAGGCGATGGAGCGCGAGGACGTCATCCGCATCGAGCCCGGCGGGCTGGTGGTGCGCAACCGCGAGGCGCTGATGCGCATCGTCGACACCGACAACTCCTGA
- a CDS encoding acyl-CoA dehydrogenase family protein has protein sequence MDFEYSPKTRELQARLLKFMDDHIYPNEKTYKQQLEANTAAGKRWTPLPVIEELKKKARPAGLWNLFLPVDSAAASGYDGAGLTNQEYAPLAEIMGRVPWAPEVFNCSAPDTGNMETIARYGSADIKARWLKPLLEGEIRSAFAMTEPEVASSDATNISTRIERQGDEYVINGHKWWISGAADPRCKVFITMGKTDPEAPRHSQQSMVIVPGDTPGIRIVRPLNVFGYDDAPHGHVEMYFENVRVPVGNMLLGEGRGFEIAQGRLGPGRIHHCMRLIGLAERALEFMCRRSLSRVAFGKSVAQQTVTQERIAEARCKIDMARLLTLKAAWLMDVAGNKVAKSEIAMIKVVAPNMACQVIDWAMQAHGGGGVSDDFPLASAYANARTLRFADGPDEVHRNAIAKWELGKYGSYGRDAEAAVTRGS, from the coding sequence ATGGACTTCGAGTACTCCCCCAAGACCCGTGAACTGCAGGCCAGGCTGCTGAAGTTCATGGATGACCACATCTACCCGAACGAGAAGACCTACAAGCAGCAGCTCGAGGCCAACACGGCCGCCGGCAAGCGCTGGACGCCGCTACCCGTCATCGAGGAGTTGAAGAAGAAGGCGCGCCCGGCCGGGTTGTGGAACCTGTTCCTGCCGGTCGACAGCGCCGCCGCCTCGGGCTACGACGGCGCCGGCCTGACCAACCAGGAGTACGCGCCGCTGGCCGAGATCATGGGGCGCGTGCCCTGGGCGCCCGAGGTGTTCAACTGCTCGGCGCCGGACACCGGCAACATGGAGACCATCGCCCGCTACGGCTCGGCGGACATCAAGGCGCGCTGGCTCAAGCCGCTGCTCGAAGGCGAGATCCGCTCCGCTTTCGCGATGACGGAGCCGGAGGTCGCGTCGTCCGACGCCACCAACATCTCGACCCGCATCGAGCGCCAGGGCGACGAGTACGTGATCAACGGCCACAAGTGGTGGATCTCGGGTGCCGCCGACCCGCGCTGCAAGGTCTTCATCACCATGGGCAAGACCGACCCCGAGGCGCCGCGCCACTCGCAGCAGAGCATGGTCATCGTGCCCGGCGACACGCCCGGCATCCGCATCGTGCGGCCGCTGAACGTGTTCGGCTACGACGATGCTCCGCACGGCCACGTCGAGATGTACTTCGAGAACGTGCGCGTGCCGGTCGGCAACATGTTGCTGGGCGAAGGCCGTGGCTTCGAGATCGCCCAGGGGCGCCTGGGCCCCGGACGCATCCACCACTGCATGCGCCTGATCGGCCTGGCCGAGCGCGCCCTGGAGTTCATGTGCCGCCGCTCGCTGTCGCGCGTCGCATTCGGCAAGTCCGTCGCGCAGCAGACCGTCACGCAGGAACGCATCGCCGAGGCCCGCTGCAAGATCGACATGGCGCGCCTGCTCACGCTCAAGGCCGCATGGCTGATGGACGTGGCCGGCAACAAGGTGGCCAAGTCCGAGATCGCCATGATCAAGGTGGTGGCACCCAACATGGCCTGCCAGGTCATCGACTGGGCCATGCAGGCGCACGGCGGCGGCGGCGTCAGCGACGACTTCCCGCTCGCCAGCGCCTACGCCAACGCCCGCACGCTGCGGTTCGCCGACGGCCCGGACGAAGTGCACCGCAACGCCATCGCCAAGTGGGAACTGGGCAAGTACGGCAGCTACGGCCGCGACGCCGAGGCCGCGGTCACGCGCGGCAGCTGA
- a CDS encoding oxepin-CoA hydrolase, alternative type: MAAELKSTSHGATMVLTISNPELRNALGPEMYAAGVEALNAADKNPEVRSVVITGEGGLFCAGGNLQRLQANRQEPPEVQAQSIEGLHDWIETIRSFPKPVIAAVEGPAAGAGFSLALACDFIVAASNAVFVMAYSSVALSPDGGATWSLARTLPRQIAAELLMGGERIGADRLHALGVVNRVVAEGSALAEALALAERLNARAPNALASIKELLDEAAGATFHQQLGSERDHFVRNLHHPNAGIGIAAFLAKDKPKYG, translated from the coding sequence ATGGCGGCCGAACTCAAGAGCACCAGCCACGGCGCCACCATGGTGCTGACCATCAGCAACCCCGAGCTGCGCAACGCGCTCGGGCCGGAGATGTACGCCGCCGGCGTCGAGGCGCTCAACGCTGCCGACAAGAACCCCGAGGTGCGCAGCGTCGTCATCACCGGCGAAGGTGGCCTGTTCTGTGCCGGCGGCAACCTGCAGCGGCTGCAGGCCAACCGCCAGGAGCCGCCGGAAGTCCAGGCCCAGAGCATCGAGGGCCTGCACGACTGGATCGAGACCATCCGCAGCTTTCCCAAGCCGGTGATCGCGGCCGTCGAGGGGCCGGCGGCCGGCGCCGGGTTCTCGCTCGCGCTGGCCTGCGACTTCATCGTCGCCGCCTCCAACGCCGTGTTCGTCATGGCCTACAGCAGCGTGGCCCTGTCGCCCGACGGCGGCGCCACCTGGTCGCTCGCCCGCACCCTGCCCCGCCAGATCGCGGCCGAACTGCTGATGGGTGGCGAGCGCATCGGCGCCGACCGGCTCCATGCCTTGGGCGTGGTCAACCGGGTGGTGGCCGAAGGCAGCGCGCTGGCTGAAGCGCTGGCGCTGGCCGAACGGCTGAACGCGCGCGCCCCCAACGCGCTGGCCAGCATCAAGGAACTGCTCGACGAGGCGGCCGGTGCCACCTTCCACCAGCAGCTGGGCAGCGAGCGCGACCACTTCGTGCGCAACCTGCACCATCCCAACGCCGGCATCGGCATCGCGGCCTTCCTGGCCAAGGACAAGCCGAAGTACGGCTGA
- a CDS encoding glutathione S-transferase N-terminal domain-containing protein: MIDVFSWPTPNGHKVHILLEECALPYRAHPVNIGTGDQFQPDFLAISPNNKIPALTDPDGPDGRPISLFESGAILLYLAGKTGRFLPEGVRERYEVLQWLMFQMGGVGPMLGQNHHFRQYAPEKLPYAIDRYTNEARRLYGVIDRRLAASPWLGGKEYSIADIATWPWLRNWKNQGIELSDYPHLQAWFHAIEERPAVQQGVKVLADLRKPITDERSREILFGKTQYERR, translated from the coding sequence ATGATCGATGTTTTCAGCTGGCCGACACCCAACGGCCACAAGGTGCACATCCTGCTGGAGGAGTGCGCATTGCCCTACCGCGCACATCCGGTGAACATCGGCACCGGTGACCAGTTCCAGCCGGACTTCCTGGCCATCAGCCCGAACAACAAGATTCCCGCGCTGACCGACCCGGACGGCCCGGACGGGCGTCCCATCTCGCTGTTCGAGTCCGGCGCGATCCTGCTGTACCTGGCCGGCAAGACCGGTCGCTTCCTGCCCGAAGGCGTGCGCGAGCGCTACGAGGTGCTGCAGTGGCTGATGTTCCAGATGGGCGGCGTCGGCCCCATGCTGGGCCAGAACCACCACTTCCGGCAGTACGCGCCCGAGAAGCTGCCCTACGCCATCGACCGCTACACCAACGAGGCCAGGCGCCTGTATGGCGTCATCGACCGGCGCCTGGCGGCCAGCCCGTGGCTGGGCGGCAAGGAGTACTCCATCGCCGACATCGCCACCTGGCCGTGGCTGCGCAACTGGAAGAACCAGGGCATCGAGCTGTCCGACTACCCGCACCTGCAGGCCTGGTTCCACGCGATCGAGGAACGCCCGGCCGTGCAGCAGGGCGTCAAGGTGCTGGCCGACCTGCGCAAGCCGATCACCGACGAGAGGTCGCGCGAGATCCTGTTCGGCAAGACCCAGTACGAGCGCCGCTAG
- a CDS encoding DUF4105 domain-containing protein has protein sequence MTRAIRFVGLLCAGLLVVGCTAWGALALLYYDPASPLLRQALAVAFGIAGLAALIALARPRWRWRGVGLFAALFALLLGAWSGLQPTNEADWQPEGARIASARIDGDQVTVHNVRNFAYRTETDFTPSWDDRTYDLRRLDGVDLVAVYWMGPAIAHVFLSFGFRDQGHLAISIEARKKRGQSYSSVDGFFRQYELQYVVADERDVIRLRTNYRRDPPEEAYLYRLQGSNADARRLFLAYLTKINSLSERPEFYNTLLANCTNNIWVHSLANPGHVPYSWKILASGHVPEYLYGLGKLDTSVPFPVLHEQAHINERAKQADAAADFSARIRAAPGPAAKASPAVDPAGR, from the coding sequence ATGACCCGGGCCATCCGATTCGTGGGACTGCTGTGCGCGGGGCTGCTCGTCGTCGGGTGCACGGCGTGGGGCGCGCTGGCGCTGCTGTACTACGACCCCGCGAGCCCCCTGCTTCGCCAGGCACTGGCGGTGGCGTTCGGTATCGCCGGGCTGGCCGCGCTCATCGCCCTCGCGCGGCCCCGCTGGCGCTGGCGAGGCGTCGGCCTGTTCGCGGCCCTGTTCGCGCTGCTGCTCGGGGCCTGGTCCGGCCTGCAGCCGACCAACGAAGCGGACTGGCAGCCCGAGGGCGCGCGCATCGCGTCGGCCCGCATCGACGGCGACCAGGTCACCGTGCACAACGTCAGGAACTTCGCCTACCGCACCGAGACGGACTTCACGCCATCCTGGGACGACCGGACCTACGACCTGCGGCGGCTCGACGGGGTGGACCTGGTGGCGGTGTACTGGATGGGGCCCGCCATCGCGCACGTCTTCCTCAGTTTCGGCTTCCGCGACCAGGGGCACCTCGCCATCTCCATCGAGGCACGCAAGAAGCGCGGCCAGAGCTATTCGTCCGTCGACGGGTTCTTCCGCCAGTACGAACTGCAATACGTCGTGGCCGACGAACGCGACGTCATCCGCCTGCGCACCAACTACCGGCGCGATCCCCCGGAGGAGGCATACCTGTACCGCCTGCAGGGCAGCAACGCCGACGCGCGCCGCCTGTTCCTGGCCTACCTCACCAAGATCAATTCGCTGAGTGAACGGCCCGAGTTCTACAACACGCTGCTGGCCAACTGCACCAACAACATCTGGGTCCATTCGCTGGCCAACCCGGGCCACGTGCCCTACTCGTGGAAGATCCTCGCCAGCGGCCATGTCCCGGAATACCTGTACGGGCTGGGCAAGCTCGACACGAGCGTGCCCTTCCCCGTCCTGCACGAGCAGGCCCACATCAACGAGCGGGCGAAGCAGGCCGATGCGGCTGCGGACTTCTCGGCCCGGATCCGGGCCGCACCGGGGCCTGCCGCGAAGGCCTCGCCCGCCGTCGATCCGGCCGGCCGCTGA
- a CDS encoding sensor histidine kinase: MTTGRLLVTAAVAGFVGCMLAGNRRPGPPVTLRSGPGTSRRASSWHALVETLTLASLVWRWHRHTVLEAELQDRGRSLNQAVTALGLGMWSCDADTSLFHANRLLREELGLPAGARCTSTDYLRAIHEEDRPQVQAAFDAAWRDGSPVDIEHRIASTDGNTRWAVTRANAELGIDGRVVRLRGIRMSISPRKNAELDAEKSRAQLTHLVRVGMLGQLSGALAHELNQPLTAILANAQAALRFLKRNPVDHAEVVAILEDIVSDDKRAGEVIQRLRALFVRGEARFDRVDVNKLVDSITQLVHSDLIARDVTVIKALSRDLPEIAGDHVQLEQLLLNLVMNATDAMADTLPALRQVTIRTEVHDGQALLSIIDRGKGIAPDQLDAIFQPFVTTKDLGIGLGLAISRNIATAHHGRLWAEPNEFGGATLKLSLPLASDAPLHSGLQPFLSESA, from the coding sequence ATGACGACGGGACGCCTGCTCGTCACGGCGGCCGTTGCCGGCTTCGTGGGCTGCATGCTCGCCGGCAATCGACGGCCAGGGCCTCCAGTCACGCTGCGGTCGGGACCTGGCACCAGCCGCAGGGCGTCGTCCTGGCATGCACTCGTCGAAACGCTGACGCTCGCCTCGCTGGTGTGGCGGTGGCATCGCCACACCGTCCTCGAGGCCGAGCTGCAGGACCGAGGACGGTCGCTCAACCAGGCCGTCACGGCGCTCGGGCTGGGCATGTGGTCCTGCGATGCGGACACCTCCCTGTTCCACGCCAACCGCTTGTTGCGAGAAGAACTTGGCCTTCCGGCCGGTGCGCGCTGCACGAGCACGGACTACCTGCGGGCCATCCACGAGGAAGACCGGCCGCAGGTGCAGGCTGCCTTCGATGCGGCCTGGCGCGACGGTTCGCCCGTCGACATCGAGCACCGGATCGCCAGCACTGACGGCAACACCCGGTGGGCGGTGACGCGGGCCAACGCCGAACTCGGCATCGATGGCCGCGTGGTCCGGCTGCGCGGCATCCGCATGAGCATCAGCCCGCGCAAGAACGCCGAACTAGACGCCGAGAAATCGCGCGCACAGCTGACCCACCTGGTGCGTGTCGGCATGCTGGGACAGCTGTCCGGCGCCCTCGCCCACGAATTGAACCAGCCGCTGACGGCCATCCTCGCCAACGCGCAGGCCGCGCTGCGGTTCCTCAAGCGCAATCCGGTGGACCACGCCGAGGTGGTGGCGATCCTGGAAGACATCGTGAGCGACGACAAGCGGGCCGGCGAGGTCATCCAGCGGCTGCGGGCCCTGTTCGTCCGCGGCGAGGCCCGCTTCGACCGCGTGGACGTCAACAAGCTGGTGGATTCGATCACCCAGCTGGTGCACAGCGACCTGATCGCCCGCGACGTCACCGTCATCAAGGCCCTGTCGCGCGACCTTCCCGAGATCGCCGGTGACCACGTGCAGCTGGAGCAGTTGCTGCTGAACCTCGTGATGAACGCGACCGACGCGATGGCCGACACGCTGCCGGCCCTGCGCCAGGTCACCATCCGCACCGAGGTGCACGACGGACAGGCCCTGCTCTCCATCATCGACCGCGGCAAGGGCATTGCGCCGGACCAGCTCGACGCCATCTTCCAGCCCTTCGTCACGACCAAGGACCTGGGCATCGGCCTGGGCCTGGCCATCAGCCGCAACATCGCCACCGCCCACCATGGCCGGCTATGGGCCGAGCCGAACGAGTTCGGTGGCGCCACGCTGAAGCTGTCGCTGCCGCTCGCCAGCGACGCCCCGCTGCACTCGGGCCTCCAGCCCTTCCTCTCGGAGTCCGCATGA
- a CDS encoding response regulator transcription factor has product MSNVAALIHVVDDERAVRNALKRLFRSTGMRVEAFGSGHEFLDAIMARHVPDCVVLDIRMPAITGFQVQARLKAASLAVPVIFLTALDEIGDEERAMQSGAFAFLRKPVDENALLSKVERAVQERRRERGLPLAGSDADRPSLLD; this is encoded by the coding sequence ATGTCGAATGTGGCTGCGTTGATCCACGTCGTGGATGACGAGCGGGCTGTCCGCAACGCACTCAAGCGCCTGTTCCGCTCCACGGGCATGCGCGTGGAGGCGTTCGGAAGCGGGCACGAGTTCCTCGACGCCATCATGGCGCGGCATGTGCCCGACTGCGTGGTGCTCGACATCCGGATGCCGGCCATCACGGGGTTCCAGGTCCAGGCACGCCTGAAGGCCGCCTCCCTGGCGGTCCCTGTCATCTTCCTCACGGCGCTGGACGAGATCGGCGACGAGGAACGGGCCATGCAGTCCGGCGCATTCGCCTTCCTGCGCAAGCCTGTCGACGAGAACGCCCTGCTGTCGAAGGTCGAGCGGGCCGTCCAGGAGCGCCGGCGCGAACGGGGCCTGCCCCTGGCCGGGAGTGACGCCGACCGGCCGTCGCTTCTCGACTGA
- a CDS encoding response regulator transcription factor, with product MRSYYILLSDDDVEAEVEMERVLRVHGYVPQPRAMTEGLLSPVARFQTDLTAWRRDDSQPHHVADPNGSEERARIHARLAVLTDREEQVLSRVVVGRLNKQIASEMGIAERTVKVHRGRVMAKMGAESLAELVRLCERVGR from the coding sequence ATGCGCTCGTACTACATCCTGTTATCCGACGATGACGTCGAGGCCGAGGTCGAGATGGAGCGGGTGCTTCGTGTGCACGGCTACGTGCCTCAGCCCCGTGCAATGACGGAAGGCCTTCTGTCCCCGGTGGCCAGGTTCCAGACCGATCTCACGGCCTGGCGCAGGGATGACTCGCAGCCGCATCACGTTGCGGATCCCAACGGCAGCGAGGAGCGCGCGCGCATCCATGCGCGCCTGGCGGTCCTGACGGATCGGGAGGAGCAGGTCCTCTCGCGCGTCGTGGTCGGCCGGTTGAACAAGCAGATCGCATCGGAGATGGGCATCGCCGAGCGGACCGTGAAGGTTCATCGCGGCCGTGTGATGGCCAAGATGGGCGCCGAGTCGCTCGCGGAACTGGTGCGCCTTTGCGAACGCGTCGGCCGGTGA
- a CDS encoding phosphotransferase, whose product MADFDHFVGTRAVGDQHAFDTDALTAWLEKNLPGFQGPLSASLFKGGQSNPTYKLDTPSRSYVMRAKPGPVAKLLPSAHAIEREFAVMTGLAGTGVPVPRMFCLCEDESVIGRAFYIMEFMQGRVLWDQALPGMAPSEREAIYDEMNRVISALHTVDFAARGLAGYGKPGNYFERQIGRWSKQYKASADGTGPMSQPIPAMEQLVDWLPANIPAAARDAGKVSIVHGDFRLDNLMFHPTEPRVVAVLDWELSTLGHPLADFSYHCMSWHIPHGSFRGIGGLDLAALGIPDEDDYMRRYCDRTGLATVADLKADWNFYMAYNMFRIAAILQGIAKRVEAGTASSAQAAASGASARPMAELAWQFAQRA is encoded by the coding sequence ATGGCAGATTTCGACCATTTCGTGGGCACCCGCGCCGTCGGTGACCAGCACGCCTTCGACACCGACGCCCTCACCGCCTGGCTGGAAAAGAACCTGCCGGGCTTCCAGGGCCCGCTGTCGGCCTCCCTGTTCAAGGGCGGCCAGTCCAACCCGACCTACAAGCTCGACACGCCCTCGCGCAGCTACGTGATGCGAGCCAAGCCCGGCCCGGTCGCCAAGCTGCTGCCCTCGGCCCATGCCATCGAGCGCGAATTCGCGGTCATGACGGGCCTGGCCGGCACCGGCGTGCCGGTGCCGCGCATGTTCTGCCTGTGCGAGGACGAGTCGGTCATCGGCCGGGCGTTCTACATCATGGAGTTCATGCAGGGCCGCGTGCTCTGGGACCAGGCGCTGCCGGGCATGGCCCCGTCGGAGCGCGAGGCCATCTACGACGAGATGAACCGCGTCATCTCCGCCCTGCACACGGTGGACTTCGCGGCGCGCGGACTGGCCGGCTACGGCAAGCCGGGCAACTACTTCGAGCGCCAGATCGGCCGCTGGAGCAAGCAGTACAAGGCTTCGGCCGACGGCACCGGCCCCATGAGCCAGCCGATCCCGGCGATGGAACAGCTGGTCGACTGGCTGCCGGCGAACATCCCGGCCGCCGCCCGCGATGCCGGCAAGGTGTCCATCGTCCACGGCGACTTCCGCCTCGACAACCTGATGTTCCACCCCACCGAGCCGCGCGTGGTCGCCGTGCTCGACTGGGAGCTCTCGACGCTGGGGCATCCGCTGGCCGACTTCAGCTACCACTGCATGTCGTGGCACATCCCGCACGGCTCGTTCCGCGGCATCGGCGGACTCGACCTGGCCGCGCTGGGCATCCCGGACGAAGACGACTACATGCGCCGCTACTGCGACCGCACCGGCCTGGCCACCGTCGCCGACCTCAAGGCCGACTGGAACTTCTACATGGCCTACAACATGTTCCGCATCGCCGCCATCCTGCAGGGCATCGCCAAGCGGGTGGAGGCCGGCACCGCGTCCAGCGCGCAGGCCGCCGCCTCGGGCGCCAGCGCCCGCCCCATGGCCGAGCTGGCCTGGCAATTCGCGCAGCGCGCCTGA